One window of Nymphaea colorata isolate Beijing-Zhang1983 chromosome 1, ASM883128v2, whole genome shotgun sequence genomic DNA carries:
- the LOC116252241 gene encoding uncharacterized protein LOC116252241 isoform X2: MEKLKLSLSSDKIYLEIKDLQVECHILDLIRPCYHSLENEKVSIEVAEAVIGPLEGELFSTIVNAPMVLPDSLSSLSATNTSTTKSHFLHTISSNTDRPQDHIVRRKGHLLMFPLYTS; this comes from the exons ATGGAGAAGCTGAAATTAAGCCTTTCATCTGATAAGATCTACCTAGAGATTAAA GATTTGCAGGTTGAGTGCCATATTCTGGATTTGATTAGACCCTGTTATCATTCTTTGGAAAAT GAAAAAGTATCCATTGAAGTAGCAGAAGCTGTTATTGGGCCATTGGAAGGAGAACTCTTTTCCACCATTGTAAATGCTCCAATGGTTCTTCCTGACTCCCTGAG TTCATTGTCGGCAACAAATACATCAACTAcaaaaagccattttctgcacaccatttcatCAAATACAGATCGACCACAAGACCATATAGTAAGGAGGAAAGGACACCTCTTGATGTTTCCACTTTATACCAGCTAG
- the LOC116252241 gene encoding D-3-phosphoglycerate dehydrogenase 2-like isoform X1 — MEKLKLSLSSDKIYLEIKDLQVECHILDLIRPCYHSLENAMGDRLVLHENVVVTPHLGASTDDAQEKVSIEVAEAVIGPLEGELFSTIVNAPMVLPDSLSSLSATNTSTTKSHFLHTISSNTDRPQDHIVRRKGHLLMFPLYTS, encoded by the exons ATGGAGAAGCTGAAATTAAGCCTTTCATCTGATAAGATCTACCTAGAGATTAAA GATTTGCAGGTTGAGTGCCATATTCTGGATTTGATTAGACCCTGTTATCATTCTTTGGAAAAT GCAATGGGTGATAGACTGGTGTTGCATGAAAATGTAGTAGTGACTCCACATCTGGGAGCAAGCACTGATGATGCTCAG GAAAAAGTATCCATTGAAGTAGCAGAAGCTGTTATTGGGCCATTGGAAGGAGAACTCTTTTCCACCATTGTAAATGCTCCAATGGTTCTTCCTGACTCCCTGAG TTCATTGTCGGCAACAAATACATCAACTAcaaaaagccattttctgcacaccatttcatCAAATACAGATCGACCACAAGACCATATAGTAAGGAGGAAAGGACACCTCTTGATGTTTCCACTTTATACCAGCTAG